From Streptomyces sp. NBC_00237, a single genomic window includes:
- a CDS encoding papain-like cysteine protease family protein, which translates to MRDRSDTRPRKTLRRLSPAVLTAALLLAVPTATATAAPVPGDRPAAAAQQDAAPAAAPLLAAKRLNITMQAQEKTNWCWAAAGNTIATWFGRNYSQNQFCNAAFNRSQNTTCPNNQATLGNVQTGLRWAGINPGSYVTGWLRYPTVQTEISANRPVETRIQWSSGGGHMHVIYGYDTASNWVYWGDPWQTSSRYNWASHDWYVNNNEFSWTHSLYKIGA; encoded by the coding sequence ATGCGCGATCGAAGCGACACCCGTCCCCGCAAGACCCTCAGACGGCTTTCCCCGGCCGTCCTGACCGCCGCACTGCTGCTCGCCGTCCCCACGGCGACGGCGACCGCTGCCCCCGTGCCCGGCGACCGTCCCGCCGCAGCCGCCCAGCAGGACGCGGCCCCGGCGGCAGCGCCCCTGCTCGCCGCCAAGCGCCTGAACATCACCATGCAGGCCCAGGAGAAGACCAACTGGTGCTGGGCCGCCGCCGGAAACACCATCGCCACCTGGTTCGGCCGCAACTACAGCCAGAACCAGTTCTGCAACGCCGCCTTCAACCGCAGCCAGAACACCACCTGCCCCAACAACCAGGCCACCCTGGGCAACGTCCAGACCGGCCTGCGCTGGGCGGGGATCAACCCGGGCTCCTACGTCACCGGCTGGCTGCGCTACCCGACCGTGCAGACCGAGATATCCGCCAACCGCCCGGTCGAGACCCGCATCCAGTGGTCCAGCGGCGGCGGCCACATGCACGTCATCTACGGCTACGACACCGCCAGCAACTGGGTCTACTGGGGCGACCCGTGGCAGACCAGCAGCCGCTACAACTGGGCCTCGCACGACTGGTACGTCAACAACAACGAGTTCTCCTGGACCCACTCGCTCTACAAGATCGGGGCGTGA
- the gap gene encoding type I glyceraldehyde-3-phosphate dehydrogenase, with protein MTIRVGINGFGRIGRNYFRALLEQGADIEIVAVNDLGDTATTAHLLKYDTILGRLKAEVSHTEDTITVDGHTIKVLSERNPADIPWGTLGVDIVIESTGIFTKKADAEKHIAGGAKKVLISAPAKDEDITIVMGVNQDKYDAAQHHIISNASCTTNCVAPMAKVLDENFGIVKGLMTTVHAYTNDQRILDFPHSDLRRARAAAENIIPTTTGAAKATALVLPQLKGKLDGIAMRVPVPTGSATDLVVELDREVTKDEVNAAFKKASEDGDLKGYLYYTEDPIVSSDIVSDPASCTFDSLMTMVQDGKTVKILGWYDNEWGYSNRLVDLTVFVGGQL; from the coding sequence GTGACGATCCGCGTAGGCATCAACGGCTTCGGCCGCATCGGGCGCAACTACTTCCGGGCGCTGCTGGAGCAGGGTGCGGACATCGAGATCGTGGCTGTCAACGACCTGGGTGACACCGCGACCACCGCGCACCTTCTGAAGTACGACACCATCCTGGGCCGTCTCAAGGCCGAGGTGTCGCACACCGAGGACACCATCACCGTCGACGGTCACACCATCAAGGTGCTGTCCGAGCGCAACCCCGCCGACATCCCGTGGGGCACGCTGGGCGTCGACATCGTGATCGAGTCCACGGGCATCTTCACCAAGAAGGCCGACGCCGAGAAGCACATCGCCGGTGGCGCCAAGAAGGTCCTCATCTCGGCTCCGGCCAAGGACGAGGACATCACCATCGTGATGGGCGTCAACCAGGACAAGTACGACGCCGCGCAGCACCACATCATCTCCAACGCCTCCTGCACCACGAACTGCGTGGCGCCGATGGCGAAGGTTCTCGACGAGAACTTCGGCATCGTCAAGGGCCTGATGACGACGGTGCACGCGTACACCAACGACCAGCGCATCCTGGACTTCCCGCACTCGGACCTGCGTCGCGCCCGCGCCGCCGCCGAGAACATCATTCCGACCACGACGGGTGCCGCGAAGGCCACCGCTCTGGTCCTCCCGCAGCTCAAGGGCAAGCTCGACGGCATCGCGATGCGCGTGCCGGTCCCGACCGGTTCGGCCACCGACCTGGTCGTCGAGCTCGACCGCGAGGTCACCAAGGACGAGGTCAACGCCGCGTTCAAGAAGGCGTCCGAGGACGGTGACCTGAAGGGTTACCTGTACTACACCGAGGACCCGATCGTGTCCTCGGACATCGTCAGCGACCCGGCGTCGTGCACCTTCGACTCCCTCATGACGATGGTGCAGGACGGCAAGACGGTGAAGATCCTCGGTTGGTACGACAACGAGTGGGGCTACTCCAACCGTCTGGTCGACCTGACCGTCTTCGTCGGCGGTCAGCTCTGA
- the yvcK gene encoding uridine diphosphate-N-acetylglucosamine-binding protein YvcK: protein MTNRTVRLHRLRRVTSALGSEPSPRAARGRRGATPKVVALGGGMGLSASLAALRRITGDLTAVVTVADDGGSSGRLREELGVLPPGDLRKALAALCGDDDWGQTWSRVIQHRFQSKGDLHEHAVGNLLIVALWEQLGDHVQALDLVGKLLGAHGRVLPMSAVPLELEALVRGHDPARPDDVDTVRGQATVALTPGEVQSVHLVPHDPPAVPEAVAAVRDADWVVLGPGSWFSSVIPHLLVPELLDALVETKARRILSLNLAPQPGETEGFSPQRHLEVLARHAPKLALDVVLADQAAVPDLPSLADAAKRFGATVELAPVARPDGAPKHDPELLAAAYDRIFRMHGRIGPWR from the coding sequence GTGACCAACCGCACCGTCCGGCTGCACCGCCTGCGCAGGGTCACCTCCGCGCTGGGCAGTGAGCCGTCCCCGCGCGCCGCGCGCGGCAGGCGCGGCGCCACGCCCAAGGTCGTCGCCCTCGGCGGCGGCATGGGCCTGTCCGCCTCGCTGGCCGCGCTGCGGCGCATCACGGGCGACCTGACCGCCGTCGTCACCGTCGCCGACGACGGCGGCTCCAGCGGCCGGCTCCGGGAGGAGCTGGGCGTGCTGCCCCCCGGCGACCTGCGCAAGGCCCTCGCGGCGCTGTGCGGGGACGACGACTGGGGGCAGACCTGGTCCCGGGTCATCCAGCACCGCTTCCAGTCCAAGGGCGACCTGCACGAGCACGCGGTCGGCAACCTGCTGATCGTCGCCCTGTGGGAGCAGCTCGGCGACCACGTGCAGGCCCTGGACCTGGTCGGCAAGCTCCTGGGAGCGCACGGCCGGGTGCTGCCCATGTCCGCGGTCCCGCTGGAGCTGGAGGCGCTCGTACGGGGCCACGACCCGGCGCGCCCCGACGACGTCGACACCGTACGGGGTCAGGCGACGGTGGCGCTGACCCCCGGCGAGGTCCAGTCGGTGCATCTCGTACCGCACGATCCGCCGGCCGTTCCGGAGGCCGTGGCGGCGGTTCGTGACGCCGACTGGGTGGTTCTCGGACCCGGTTCCTGGTTCTCCTCGGTGATCCCCCACCTGTTGGTGCCGGAACTGCTTGATGCCCTGGTGGAGACCAAGGCGAGGCGGATTCTGTCCCTCAATCTCGCGCCCCAGCCGGGCGAAACCGAGGGCTTTTCCCCGCAGCGTCATTTGGAGGTTTTGGCCCGACACGCCCCTAAACTCGCCCTCGACGTGGTGCTGGCCGATCAGGCCGCCGTGCCCGACCTTCCCTCACTCGCCGATGCCGCCAAGCGGTTCGGTGCGACGGTCGAGCTGGCGCCGGTGGCCCGGCCCGACGGAGCCCCCAAGCACGACCCGGAGCTCCTGGCAGCCGCGTACGACCGTATTTTTCGGATGCATGGAAGGATCGGCCCATGGCGATGA
- the rapZ gene encoding RNase adapter RapZ, producing the protein MTQQNSPEPDRGPAAPTAVPEPETGTAPGPAPGQDTDRDGAHVSTGTTRETAEAAETPIPELVIISGMSGAGRSTAAKCLEDLGWFVVDNLPPALIPTMVELGARSQGNVARIAVVVDVRGRRFFDNLRESLADLDAKGVTRRIVFLESSDDALVRRFESVRRPHPLQGDGRITDGIAAERDLLRELRGDADLVIDTSSLNVHELRAKMDAQFAGDEEPELRATVMSFGYKYGLPVDADLVVDCRFLPNPHWVPELRPFTGLNEEVSGYVFNQPGAKEFLDQYTELLQLIATGYRREGKRYVTIAVGCTGGKHRSVAMSEKLAARLASEGVETVVVHRDMGRE; encoded by the coding sequence ATGACTCAGCAGAACAGCCCAGAGCCTGACCGGGGCCCGGCAGCACCCACCGCCGTGCCGGAGCCGGAAACCGGCACCGCACCAGGCCCCGCACCGGGCCAGGACACCGACCGAGACGGAGCACACGTGAGTACGGGCACCACGCGGGAGACCGCCGAGGCCGCCGAGACGCCCATCCCCGAGCTGGTCATCATCTCCGGCATGTCCGGGGCGGGCCGCAGTACCGCCGCGAAGTGCCTGGAGGACCTCGGCTGGTTCGTCGTCGACAACCTGCCGCCCGCGCTGATCCCCACGATGGTGGAGCTCGGCGCCCGCTCCCAGGGCAACGTGGCCCGCATCGCCGTCGTCGTCGACGTCCGCGGCCGCCGCTTCTTCGACAACCTCCGCGAGTCCCTCGCCGACCTCGACGCCAAGGGCGTCACCCGGCGCATCGTCTTCCTGGAGTCCTCCGACGACGCCCTGGTCCGCCGCTTCGAGTCGGTCCGCCGCCCGCACCCCCTCCAGGGCGACGGCCGCATCACCGACGGCATCGCCGCCGAGCGCGACCTGCTGCGCGAGCTGCGCGGCGACGCCGACCTGGTGATCGACACCTCCAGCCTCAACGTCCACGAACTGCGCGCCAAGATGGACGCCCAGTTCGCCGGGGACGAGGAACCGGAGCTGCGCGCCACCGTCATGTCGTTCGGCTACAAGTACGGCCTGCCCGTCGACGCCGACCTCGTCGTGGACTGCCGCTTCCTGCCCAACCCGCACTGGGTCCCCGAACTGCGCCCCTTCACCGGCCTCAACGAGGAGGTGTCCGGCTACGTCTTCAACCAGCCCGGCGCCAAGGAGTTCCTCGACCAGTACACCGAGCTGCTCCAGCTCATCGCCACCGGCTACCGCCGCGAGGGCAAGCGCTACGTCACCATCGCGGTCGGCTGCACGGGCGGCAAGCACCGCTCCGTGGCCATGTCCGAGAAGCTGGCCGCCCGCCTGGCCAGCGAGGGCGTCGAGACCGTCGTCGTACACCGGGACATGGGGCGCGAGTGA
- the uvrC gene encoding excinuclease ABC subunit UvrC — protein sequence MADPSSYRPKPGQIPDSPGVYRFRDEHRRVIYVGKAKSLRPRLSSYFQDLANLHPRTRTMVTTAASVEWTVVSTEVEALQLEYSWIKEYDPRFNVKYRDDKSYPHLAVTMNEEFPRVQVMRGPKKKGVRYFGPYGHAWAIRETVDLMLRVFPVRTCSAGVFKRSAQIGRPCLLGYIGKCAAPCVGRVTPEEHRELAEDFCDFMAGRTGAHLQRIEQQMMIAAEDMEYERAARLRDDIEALKRALEKNAIVFNDATDADLVALAEDELEAAVQIFHVRGGRVRGQRGWITDKVENVDTSGLVEHALQQLYGEESGDAVPKEVLVPALPDDTAAVNQWLTAKRGSNVSLRIPQRGDKKDLMVTVQRNAQQSLVLHKTKRASDLTTRSRALEEIAEALGLDGAPLRVECYDISHLQGDDVVASMVVFEDGLARKSEYRRFEIKGFEGQDDVRSMHEVITRRFKRYLAAKEKSGDLMGGEIPGEEIREDEGRPKRFAYPPQLVVVDGGQPQVAAAQRALDELGIDDVAVCGLAKRLEEVWLPDEDDPVVLPRTSEGLYLLQRVRDEAHRFAITYQRAKRAKRFRAGPLDDVPGLGETRKQALIKHFGSVKKLRSATIDQICEVPGIGRKTAETVAATLAAAAPAAPAVNTATGEIIEDDEATASATAPPENGGTTHDSAEQPRA from the coding sequence ATGGCCGACCCCTCCAGCTACCGTCCCAAGCCGGGCCAGATCCCCGACTCGCCGGGGGTCTACCGCTTCCGCGACGAGCACCGCCGGGTGATCTACGTCGGGAAGGCCAAGAGCCTGCGCCCGCGCCTGTCCTCGTACTTCCAGGACCTGGCCAATCTCCACCCGCGCACGCGCACCATGGTCACCACCGCCGCGTCCGTCGAGTGGACGGTCGTGTCCACCGAGGTCGAGGCGCTCCAGCTGGAGTACTCCTGGATCAAGGAGTACGACCCCCGGTTCAACGTCAAGTACCGCGACGACAAGAGCTATCCGCACCTCGCGGTGACGATGAACGAGGAGTTCCCGCGCGTCCAGGTGATGCGCGGCCCCAAGAAGAAGGGCGTGCGCTACTTCGGCCCGTACGGACACGCCTGGGCGATCCGCGAGACCGTCGACCTGATGCTCCGGGTCTTCCCCGTACGCACCTGCTCCGCCGGGGTGTTCAAGCGCTCCGCCCAGATCGGCCGCCCCTGCCTGCTGGGCTACATCGGCAAGTGCGCCGCCCCCTGCGTCGGCAGGGTCACGCCCGAGGAGCACCGCGAACTGGCCGAGGACTTCTGCGACTTCATGGCCGGACGCACCGGCGCCCACCTCCAGCGCATCGAGCAGCAGATGATGATCGCCGCCGAGGACATGGAGTACGAGAGGGCCGCCCGTCTGCGCGACGACATAGAGGCGCTGAAGCGGGCCCTGGAGAAGAACGCGATCGTCTTCAACGACGCAACCGACGCCGACCTCGTCGCCCTCGCCGAGGACGAGCTCGAAGCCGCCGTGCAGATCTTCCACGTGCGCGGCGGACGCGTGCGCGGCCAGCGCGGCTGGATCACCGACAAGGTCGAGAACGTCGACACGTCCGGCCTCGTCGAGCACGCCCTCCAGCAGCTGTACGGCGAGGAGAGCGGCGACGCGGTGCCCAAGGAGGTGCTCGTCCCGGCGCTCCCCGACGACACGGCCGCCGTCAACCAGTGGCTGACCGCCAAGCGCGGCTCCAACGTCTCGTTGCGCATCCCGCAGCGCGGCGACAAGAAGGACCTGATGGTGACGGTCCAGCGCAACGCACAGCAGTCCCTGGTGCTGCACAAGACCAAGCGCGCCTCCGACCTCACCACCCGCTCCCGCGCCCTGGAGGAGATCGCCGAGGCCCTCGGCCTGGACGGCGCGCCGCTGCGCGTCGAGTGCTACGACATCTCGCACCTCCAGGGTGACGACGTCGTGGCCTCCATGGTGGTCTTCGAGGACGGCCTGGCCCGCAAGAGCGAGTACCGGCGCTTCGAGATCAAGGGCTTCGAGGGGCAGGACGACGTCCGCTCCATGCACGAGGTGATCACCCGGCGCTTCAAGCGGTACCTCGCCGCGAAGGAGAAGAGCGGCGACCTCATGGGCGGAGAGATCCCCGGGGAGGAGATCCGGGAGGACGAGGGCAGGCCCAAGCGCTTCGCGTATCCGCCGCAGCTCGTCGTGGTCGACGGCGGGCAGCCGCAGGTCGCCGCCGCCCAGCGGGCCCTGGACGAGCTGGGCATCGACGACGTCGCCGTCTGCGGCCTCGCCAAGCGCCTCGAAGAGGTCTGGCTGCCCGACGAGGACGACCCGGTGGTCCTGCCGCGCACCAGCGAAGGGCTCTACCTCCTCCAGCGGGTGCGTGACGAAGCCCACCGCTTCGCCATCACCTACCAGCGCGCCAAGCGGGCCAAGCGCTTCCGTGCCGGACCCCTGGACGACGTGCCCGGCCTGGGCGAGACCCGCAAGCAGGCGCTGATCAAACACTTCGGTTCGGTGAAGAAGCTGCGATCCGCCACAATTGACCAGATCTGCGAGGTTCCGGGGATCGGCCGCAAGACGGCCGAGACCGTCGCCGCGACCCTCGCCGCCGCGGCCCCTGCCGCACCCGCCGTGAACACGGCGACAGGAGAGATCATTGAGGACGACGAGGCCACCGCATCCGCGACGGCCCCGCCGGAGAACGGGGGAACCACGCATGACTCAGCAGAACAGCCCAGAGCCTGA
- a CDS encoding Rieske (2Fe-2S) protein — translation MSGSTSAARRTVLKGAALAGAAGLGAAACSTESKLGHAETPTPTAPVDLGDPAAVPVGGSKLYREQRVIVSCPKKGEYKAFSAQCTHAGCLLDKVEANEGNCPCHGSRFDTTTGQVLLGPATAPLPAVPVKLKDGKLVAGPDA, via the coding sequence ATGTCCGGCAGCACGTCCGCCGCCCGCCGTACCGTCCTCAAGGGCGCCGCACTCGCCGGGGCCGCCGGGCTCGGCGCCGCCGCCTGCTCCACCGAGTCCAAGCTCGGGCACGCCGAGACGCCGACCCCCACCGCTCCGGTCGACCTCGGCGACCCGGCGGCCGTGCCGGTCGGCGGCTCCAAGCTGTACCGGGAGCAGCGCGTGATCGTGAGCTGCCCGAAGAAGGGCGAGTACAAGGCGTTCAGCGCCCAGTGCACCCACGCGGGCTGCCTGCTCGACAAGGTCGAGGCCAACGAGGGCAACTGCCCCTGCCACGGCAGCCGGTTCGACACCACAACAGGCCAGGTGCTCCTGGGCCCCGCGACCGCCCCGCTGCCCGCCGTCCCGGTCAAGCTGAAGGACGGCAAGCTGGTCGCGGGCCCGGACGCCTGA
- the pgk gene encoding phosphoglycerate kinase: MKTIDELIADGVAGKRVFVRADLNVPLDGTKITDDGRIRAVQPTIAKLAAAGARVIVASHLGRPKGTPDPAFSLAPAAARLGELLGADVAFATDTVGESARSTVEALTDGQVAVIENLRFNAGETAKDDAERGAFADELASLADLYVGDGFGAVHRKHASVFDLPARLPHAAGDLIATEVGVLKKLTEDVKRPYVVVLGGAKVSDKLGVIDHLLEKADRILVGGGMAYTFLKAQGHEVGISLLQEDQIPVVLEYLSRAEKKGVEFVLPVDVLVSAEFPDLKGKTPANPTTVAADAIPADQEGLDIGPKTRELYAAKLADAATVFWNGPMGVFEHPDYAGGTAAVAQGLLDSNAFSVVGGGDSAAAVRILGFDENAFGHISTGGGASLEYLEGKSLPGLVALED, from the coding sequence ATGAAGACGATCGACGAACTCATCGCCGACGGGGTCGCAGGCAAGCGGGTCTTCGTCCGCGCCGACCTCAACGTGCCGCTCGACGGCACGAAGATCACCGACGACGGCCGCATCCGCGCCGTCCAGCCGACGATCGCCAAGCTCGCCGCCGCGGGCGCACGCGTCATCGTCGCCTCGCACCTGGGCCGCCCCAAGGGCACCCCGGACCCCGCCTTCTCGCTGGCCCCGGCCGCCGCGCGGCTCGGCGAACTGCTCGGCGCGGACGTGGCGTTCGCGACCGACACGGTCGGCGAGTCCGCCCGCAGCACCGTCGAGGCACTGACCGACGGCCAGGTCGCGGTCATCGAGAACCTGCGCTTCAACGCCGGTGAGACCGCCAAGGACGACGCCGAGCGCGGCGCCTTCGCGGACGAGCTCGCCTCCCTCGCCGACCTGTACGTCGGCGACGGCTTCGGCGCGGTGCACCGCAAGCACGCGTCGGTCTTCGACCTCCCGGCCCGGCTGCCGCACGCGGCGGGCGACCTCATCGCCACCGAGGTCGGCGTCCTGAAGAAGCTCACCGAGGACGTCAAGCGTCCGTACGTCGTCGTCCTCGGCGGCGCCAAGGTCTCCGACAAGCTCGGCGTGATCGACCACCTGCTGGAGAAGGCCGACCGCATCCTGGTCGGCGGCGGCATGGCGTACACCTTCCTCAAGGCACAGGGCCACGAGGTCGGCATCTCGCTGCTCCAGGAGGACCAGATCCCGGTCGTCCTGGAGTACCTGTCGCGCGCCGAGAAGAAGGGCGTCGAGTTCGTCCTTCCCGTCGACGTCCTGGTCTCGGCGGAGTTCCCCGACCTCAAGGGCAAGACCCCGGCCAACCCCACCACGGTCGCCGCGGACGCCATCCCGGCGGACCAGGAGGGCCTGGACATCGGCCCCAAGACCCGTGAGCTGTACGCTGCCAAGCTGGCCGACGCCGCCACCGTCTTCTGGAACGGCCCGATGGGCGTCTTCGAGCACCCGGACTACGCGGGCGGCACCGCCGCCGTGGCGCAGGGCCTGCTGGACAGCAACGCCTTCTCCGTCGTCGGCGGTGGCGACTCGGCCGCCGCGGTCCGCATCCTGGGCTTCGACGAGAACGCGTTCGGCCACATCTCGACCGGCGGCGGCGCAAGCCTCGAATACCTGGAAGGCAAGAGCCTGCCCGGCCTTGTCGCACTGGAGGACTGA
- a CDS encoding M14 family metallopeptidase, which yields MRRRARSILAASSLLIAGVAAIPVAQAQPAGNAAGGGENVSVWDAKVTQAQVPLLLRAGTDAHELSEQVPARGTATVELILTQKQASELRTQGVDISERKFPAARARAAAEGDGVFRPYSGKGGLAEELLAVAQANPSIAKVVSIGKTVQGKDILALKLTKNARQSADGSKPATLYLSNQHAREWITPEMTRRLMHHFVNGYGKDAKTTKLVDKSELWFMLSANPDGYDYTHTAPADRNVRLWRKNLRDTNGSGKTETGDGIDLNRNFAYKWGYDNEGSSPDPTDETYRGPKVMSEPETVALDRFQKRIGFKYAINYHSAAELLLYGVGWQVATPTPDDVALKALAGTPENSAVPGYHPQVSSELYVTNGEADGHAGNVNGIKMFTPEMSTCQTISDLDPNDRWNARDCMSGFNFPDDEKLIQQEFAKNIPFAVSVAETSLTPDQPVSSVGIDAPDFTLDPFTSSYARDKDQEINVTARKSVRDKELRYRVNGGKVHDQALKAWDGGETYGDEDNTYFDDYRAKVQDGKPGDKVEVWFTGETRAGKPTESEHFTYTLAQRPQAAHLVVAEEGAPATEVQKYVDALKANGRSATVWDVATQGAPHSLGVLGHFDSVVHYTGANTPGGATQYQLRQYLNEGGKLVEAGEKAGGTAQLGPALTDDFAQYYLGAYGRVNSPGVTGLAGAGGLSGVSTPLTGTPGNPLDTAGSYLVTSDSLPAAEFPQFKSAQAGRYTGVANPYAPYQGSWMASATSQSGQYKRLTRTVDLTGVTAADQPALRAALNWNTEPGYDHAFLEARTEGGEDYTTLPEKSGLTKNTVPAQCDQGFYLQAHPFLAHYLTRTDAGCTASGSSGQWNSFTGSSAGWKQVSFDLSAYAGKKVELSLAYATDPSDLGRGVFLDDTRLTVGGTDKDAEGFETSLGAWAPTAAPAGSPAVTAPWARTGELFQTYAAITTRDTALLGFGLEHVPDAKERATLLEKALKSIKG from the coding sequence ATGAGACGCAGAGCGAGATCGATACTCGCCGCATCTTCACTGCTGATAGCCGGGGTGGCGGCGATACCCGTGGCCCAGGCGCAGCCCGCCGGGAACGCCGCTGGGGGCGGCGAGAACGTCTCGGTGTGGGACGCCAAGGTCACCCAGGCGCAGGTGCCGCTGCTCCTGAGGGCGGGCACCGACGCCCACGAGCTGAGCGAGCAGGTCCCGGCCAGGGGCACCGCCACCGTCGAGCTGATCCTCACCCAGAAGCAGGCTTCCGAACTGCGCACCCAGGGTGTCGACATCAGCGAGCGCAAGTTCCCCGCCGCCAGGGCGCGGGCCGCGGCCGAGGGTGACGGCGTGTTCCGTCCGTACAGCGGCAAGGGCGGCCTGGCGGAGGAGCTGCTGGCCGTCGCGCAGGCCAACCCGTCGATCGCCAAGGTCGTCTCCATCGGCAAGACGGTCCAGGGCAAGGACATCCTGGCCCTCAAGCTCACCAAGAACGCCCGCCAGAGCGCCGACGGCTCCAAGCCCGCCACGCTCTACCTGTCCAACCAGCACGCCCGTGAGTGGATCACCCCGGAGATGACCCGGCGACTGATGCACCACTTCGTCAACGGGTACGGCAAGGACGCGAAGACAACCAAGCTCGTCGACAAGAGCGAGCTGTGGTTCATGCTGTCCGCCAACCCGGACGGCTACGACTACACGCACACCGCCCCCGCCGACCGCAACGTCCGCCTGTGGCGCAAGAACCTCCGCGACACCAACGGCAGCGGGAAGACCGAGACCGGCGACGGCATCGACCTCAACCGCAACTTCGCCTACAAGTGGGGCTACGACAACGAGGGTTCGTCCCCCGACCCCACGGACGAGACCTACCGCGGCCCGAAGGTGATGTCCGAGCCCGAGACGGTCGCCCTCGACCGCTTCCAGAAGCGCATCGGCTTCAAGTACGCGATCAACTACCACTCGGCCGCCGAACTGCTCCTCTACGGCGTCGGCTGGCAGGTCGCCACCCCGACCCCCGACGACGTGGCCCTCAAGGCCCTCGCGGGCACCCCGGAGAACTCGGCCGTCCCCGGCTACCACCCGCAGGTCTCCTCGGAGCTGTACGTCACCAACGGCGAGGCCGACGGTCACGCGGGCAACGTCAATGGCATCAAGATGTTCACGCCCGAGATGTCGACCTGCCAGACGATCTCCGACCTGGACCCCAACGACCGGTGGAACGCCCGCGACTGCATGTCGGGCTTCAACTTCCCCGACGACGAGAAGCTGATCCAGCAGGAGTTCGCGAAGAACATCCCCTTCGCCGTCTCCGTCGCCGAGACCTCCCTGACGCCGGACCAGCCGGTCTCCTCCGTCGGCATCGACGCCCCCGACTTCACGCTGGACCCGTTCACCAGCTCGTACGCCCGTGACAAGGACCAGGAGATCAACGTCACCGCCCGCAAGTCGGTGCGCGACAAGGAACTCCGCTACCGCGTCAACGGCGGCAAGGTCCACGACCAGGCGCTGAAGGCGTGGGACGGCGGCGAGACGTACGGCGACGAGGACAACACGTACTTCGACGACTACCGCGCCAAGGTCCAGGACGGCAAGCCCGGCGACAAGGTCGAGGTCTGGTTCACCGGCGAGACCAGGGCCGGGAAGCCCACCGAGAGTGAGCACTTCACCTACACGCTCGCCCAGCGCCCCCAGGCCGCGCACCTGGTGGTCGCCGAGGAGGGCGCACCCGCCACGGAGGTCCAGAAGTACGTCGACGCGCTGAAGGCCAACGGCCGCTCGGCCACCGTCTGGGACGTCGCCACCCAGGGCGCCCCGCACTCGCTCGGCGTCCTCGGCCACTTCGACTCGGTCGTGCACTACACCGGGGCCAACACCCCCGGCGGTGCGACCCAGTACCAGCTGCGCCAGTACCTCAACGAGGGCGGCAAGCTGGTCGAGGCCGGTGAGAAGGCGGGCGGCACCGCCCAGCTCGGCCCGGCCCTGACCGACGACTTCGCCCAGTACTACCTCGGCGCGTACGGCCGGGTGAACTCTCCCGGCGTCACCGGCCTCGCCGGAGCGGGCGGGCTCAGCGGCGTCTCCACCCCGCTCACCGGAACGCCCGGCAACCCGCTGGACACCGCGGGCTCCTACCTGGTCACCTCCGACTCGCTGCCCGCCGCCGAGTTCCCGCAGTTCAAGAGCGCCCAGGCGGGCCGCTACACCGGTGTCGCCAACCCGTACGCCCCCTACCAGGGCTCCTGGATGGCGTCCGCGACCAGTCAGAGCGGCCAGTACAAGCGCCTGACCCGGACCGTCGACCTGACCGGCGTCACCGCCGCCGACCAGCCGGCGCTGCGCGCGGCGCTCAACTGGAACACCGAGCCCGGCTACGACCACGCGTTCCTGGAGGCCCGTACCGAGGGCGGCGAGGACTACACGACGCTGCCCGAGAAGAGCGGCCTCACCAAGAACACCGTCCCGGCCCAGTGCGACCAGGGCTTCTACCTCCAGGCGCACCCGTTCCTGGCGCACTACCTGACCCGCACCGACGCGGGCTGCACCGCTTCCGGCAGCAGCGGCCAGTGGAACAGCTTCACCGGCTCCTCCGCCGGCTGGAAGCAGGTCTCCTTCGACCTGAGTGCCTACGCGGGCAAGAAGGTCGAGCTGTCGCTGGCCTACGCCACCGACCCGAGCGACCTGGGCCGGGGCGTCTTCCTCGACGACACCCGCCTCACCGTCGGCGGCACGGACAAGGACGCCGAGGGCTTCGAGACCTCCCTCGGCGCGTGGGCCCCGACGGCCGCCCCGGCGGGCAGCCCGGCGGTGACCGCCCCGTGGGCCCGTACCGGCGAGCTGTTCCAGACGTACGCGGCGATCACCACGCGTGACACCGCACTCCTGGGCTTCGGCCTGGAGCACGTACCGGACGCCAAGGAGCGCGCCACGCTCCTGGAGAAGGCCCTGAAGAGCATCAAGGGCTGA